ttctaagaaagggtaaagtgtccacactttggtcttcgttcttcttgaatttcatgcgtttggcaagttgtatcttatatcttgggcatcctaagtttctgggctattatccacttatcagtgagtacatattgtgcgagttcctttgtgattgagttacttcactcaggatgataccctccaggtccatccattggcggcaaatctttaaataataatttaaattgattttaattaagaaaataatatataaagaaaaactattttaCAATATGCAACATATACACAtaggtatatgtatacacacacacacacaactttacaTTTCTGATGCACTAGAAGGCCAAAAGATTACATCAGATATCCTGGACCTGGACATACAAGTAGCTCTGAGCTATGTGATGCAGTTGCTATTGATCAAATTCTCCAGCTCTCAAATGTCTTATTGTAATGGAAAAAATGAAGGTGCTCCATTACTCCTGTGTCCGAATCACTTGAAAGTTATGATGGCTAGATGGCTGATGAAGGATTCAGTAGATTTCTATCCCTCTGTGAATGGACTCTCCACATTGCTTATTTTCATGAATAACACAGTTCTTTAGATGTGAGTAAAGTTTTACAAAGGTTTTTGTTTGGCTGGGTTTTCATCTGAGCCAGCTCCTGGGTACAGCTTCTCAGCACAGccatgctagattcctgtctgcaagcattacagagtatcactaatagtgtcagggatcggTACTTACCCATGGGATGGGGTCACTAGTTGGGCCCTTACTGGTTTGTCATTCCGTCAGTCCCAGCTTCTTCCTCcatttctgcatttcttttttttttttaatatttttattaggtattttcctcatttacatttccaatgctatcccaaaagtcccccataccctcccccccccactcccctacccacccactcccactttttggccctggcattcccctgtactggggcatataaagtttgcaagtccaatgggcctctctttgcagtgatggccgactaggccatcttttgatacatatgcagctagagagctcaggggtactggttagttcatgttgttccacctatagggttgcagatccctttagctccttgggtactttctctagctcctccattgggggccctatgattcTGCATTCCTTATAATCAGGATAAGTTTTGGTTTGAAAAATTTAACAGTGGGTGGGTGTCCCTATCACTTCACCAGGGTTCATGCCTGGCCACAGAAAGCCGCCTCCGCAGAATctatatccccaatgctgtgagacACAACTAAGGACACCGCCATTGATCCTTGGATGCCTCAGCTATCCCAATGGGAATTCCATAAGACCAACAgaattaactaacctggacccttggggctctcagaggctGAACCACCAGCAAGGCCCTCcctcacatatatagcagatatgcagcttggtcttcatctgGGTCCCAAACTGGACAGGGGATTATACCAAAAGCTATTGCCTGCTGCATGTgaaatatgttcttctagctggactgccttgtttggcctcactGAGAGGAAGCGCCTAGCCTTGTAGAGACGTGATGTTTTAGGTTAGGGGGACATCCAGGGATGGGGAAAGGATGATGGAAAGGGGTAACTGGAGGAGGACAGTAAAGagaatgcaaaacaaacaaacaaacaaacttactaACTAAAGAAGGATTCTTTAAAATCAGTCAAAGTACAGCCAGATTATATAATttgagatatattctttattaagACAGGATAGCCTATAGAGCCATGGCTATGGTAGAACTCTGCATGGACCAAGTTGGCCTAAAACTCAAACAGATTGACATGTCAGTATCTCCCAAGTTCCTGGATTACACGAAAGCACTTGTAAGCCCAGCTGAGaaacgttttttgtttgtttaaatgacTTACCtttgaataaaagaataaaataatatttaaaaagaaactatcaCTGTCCTGATGAATAGGAATGTTTCCTGACACTCAATAATAACTTAAATTGGTGAATCACTCCATACATTCTCCTTTATTGGGTTATCTTTTCTACTCTACTATTTTACCAATTTAAAATcttgggtctgtttgtgtgtatactcCCGTTCCATAGTGTGTATGTAGTAAGTTGTTCTGTTTTCCTCCATCCTTAGAGTGCAATACGTTTATAATCTGAAGACAATAACTTACTGATGTAATATTTCAAATAATCTTATTTGAgtaccagtgagatggctcagcaggaaacaTCTATGAGTGCAAAACTGGCAAGCTGATTGTGATTATCATATAAAGATGGCCAAAAGTCCACCTCACTAAGTTGTCTTGCAGTCTCCACATAGCCACCATGGCCTCCTAACAATTTATAAGCAcactgcacgtgtgtgtgtgtgtgtgtgtgtgtgtgtgtatgccagcagatttttaaaataaatcttattccTGTTACATTATCTGGCATTTCTAGGTAATTCTCTTAAAAGTCCATAGTTCTAAATGATGCGTTCAATGGATAACTAAGGGGGAAATGAAGAGGCATGGAACACCaaataatatatgcatatttatagcACATCATGCTATGTTGTGAATCTACATTTGATTGCAGATTATTCTACTTTCTTACATCTCTATCAGATAGGTGAAAACGTTACTTTGTTTACACAcataatgtattcattttttcttATATTCTCTTCTATTAAGCATTTTAACATTAATGTTGTTAAACTGTGTGACAAAACGGGATATATTGTGGGTAAATCTTCTGGTTTTGGATTTGTACTCAGAAGAGTGACACATGAAAATCTAGAGTTCTATGCAGCCCTAACTAATTACTGATATCCAAGCCAGGCTTGATGAACAAACATCATCTCTAGGGAATTTGTGAAAATATGATAAACAATATCAAGAACAAGAGCCCCCCACCCATTCACAGACACCCTTACTTGAAATGTAAGAGTACACACAGTCCAATTTTTAAATAGACAATGAACCACTTAGTTGACAgacattatattatatacattgaaGCAAAAAGACATCTGCCAAGTAAAAACACAAGAGAAGACAACAGTAGCCACAGAAGCAATATAAGAACCATCAAATACACtttaggctacacagagaaaccgtctcaaaaaacaaaattgtCAAAACATAAACCACATGTGGAGATGAGAACCATCAGATGTGTATGAACATGGTGAATTATTTACTTGCTTCAAGGCTATTTTGAAAAAGAGGTGCAGCAATCATTTTTCTGGTGATTGAATGTGATGCCAAAATCCTTACCAAGTTGTTTGTAGGAACAGGATTTTTCtcatgtatgaatgtttttattattacctCATCTCAACATAATAGATAAATGCTTTCAAATATTTAAAGGCCATGGCCAAACAAACATTTCAGACAAGTTTCTTTCTATGACTAAGGATCAGGGTTTTCTGCCTTCCTGTACTTCCTGCTCCAAGATGACCCAAAGGGTTCTTGGAACCATCATGTATCTGCACAAAGCCATATAAAAATACACTGGCatcacataattaaaattaaacaaatcattAAACAAATTTTTGCTCGTGAATATTTTTCTTGTGTAAGCATTCATTCCTGTAACAATGGTGTTGAGGAATCTAAAGGCTTACCTACATTTTTTATTATCATGGTTTGATTCATGTAAGAGCAAGAATATATGTTTGGAGTCAGAAGAATCAATCCTTCTAATTGATTGTATTATTTGGGAAAACTGAAGAAATGCTGCCCTggtggaggaaatatgtcacttgAGAGTTTGCATCTGCATGACATTTCTAGTTCCCACTCCTACCCACATGCTGCAGGTTGGAGATTTGAGCTCTGAGCTTCCCACTTTAGCTGCCATGTCTCACAACTGATTTAATGATACTTAAATGGtgtggaaccataagccaaattaAACTGTTTCAAAAGTTGCCTTAGAcactgttttatcacagcaacagaaaagatattaATATGCACCTGGATATTAATACCTGGATGAGTTTTTCACATAAAGAGAAGTGTGAAATCTAAAAGGGTTATTATTACCTTATCACTTAAATCCATAGTGATTTTGTCCAGATGAGTTTGCAcgtgcatttaaaataaaaaggaacactGTGCTCGAATAGAAGGATGACACTTGTCAGATTATTTTTCTCCACAAGAATCTTGTGTAGCTGAACATAATGATCTTACCAAATCCTTTATAGTCAGATTCCCTTCATTATGAGTTCTTTCACATACTCAAAGACTACTGTGATACGCAAAGACTTTAACAGATTGGTTACACAGTAAAGATTTTACTGTTTTGTAAAAACTAAACTGAAATGTAAGAGTTTAAcacatttaattacatttatagggtttctctgctCTATGATTTCCTTTTATCATGAATAACTACTGCTATAttcaaaggctttaccacattgcttacatccatacggtttctctccagtatgtgttcttttatataTTCAAAGACTGTtgtcagggatggagagatggctcagtggttaagagtgccgactgctcttccagaggtcctgagttcaattcccagcaaccacatgatggctcacaaccatttgtaatatccgatgccctcttctggtatgtctgaagagagctacagtgtacccacatacatgaaataaataaatctttaaaaaaaaaagaaacgactactgtcacacacacaagttttattacattgattacaatcatagggtttctctccagaatgTGTTCTTGTATGTGTTCAGAGACTCCTCTGAtgtgtaaaggctttaccacagtgaGCCCATTCCtacggtttctctccagtatgtgttcttttctgCATTTGGTGATAAAAGGGTTTGCAATATGGCTTGCATTCACAGGACTTCTCTCCAGTAAGAACACTATCATGATGGTGATTACAGAAATTTAGAAAGGCTTcacaatattaaatatattcataaGGTTCCTCTCTAGTAAGATTCTTTGCATGCCTTTGAAGATGACTGTGATGTAATAAGGCTTTATCACACTGCTTACACTACtggggtttctctccagtatgtgttcttttatataTCTGAAGATAACTGATATGCAAAGATTTTACCACAGTGAGTCCATTCGTAACGTTTCTCTCCATTATGTGTTGTTTTCTGCATTTGCTGATAACAGTGATATTGCTTGCACTCACAGGGTTTTTTTCCACTATGAATACTGTCAAGATGATGGTTACAGAAATGTCCACAAGATTTacaataatatatacatttataaggtttctctccaggaTGACTTTTTGCATGCCTTTGAAGATGACTGTGATGGAAAAAGGCTTTATCGCGCTGATTGCATTTGGAGGTGTTTGCCCCAGTATATAATTTTTTACATATTTGAAGTTGACCTTAATATGAAAgggctttaccacattgcttacacTCACGGGGTTTCTCTTCAGTATGTGTTCTTTGTTGTATTCTAACAAAACTGTGTCATAAAAATAGTTTATCATGCCAACTAGTATTTGTAGCATTTCTCTCCAGCATTATTTCTTTGTGTATCTGGAGACAACTGTGACATGCAAAGACTTCACCATATTAACTACCTTCATAGTGTTTCTCTCCAGTACAAATGGTTTTATGCCTTTACTACATTGCTTACATCCATAAGGCTTCTTTCCAGTACATGTTCTTATATTCAAAGATGACCTCGTTATGCAATGGTTtcatcacattgattacattcatagtgTTTCTCAccactatgtttttttttaatgtattcagGGATAACTGTGTTGTAAAAATGCTTTATAACATCTATCATACTTGTATGATTTATCTCTAATATCTATTCTATTCTACATTAAGAGATAACTTGATGcgcaaaagctttaccacatttcTTTTGTTCATATGGTTTCTCTACAATATGAATACTTTCATAATGATGAAGAATACAGAAATGTGCAAAGACCTTACCATGTTAAATACCTTCATAGGGTTCCTCTCCCAAATGATTCCATTTGTTTCAGGAGACTATTGTGATTTTCAAAGGCTTCACCACAGTGATTATATTCACAGGGTTTCTTCAGTATGATTCTTTTTATGGTACTGGAGAGTACTgtgatgtgcaaaggctttaccacattgatcacattcatagggtttctctccagtatgtgttcttttatgcaaGACCACAGTAGATGGAtgtgtaaaggctttaccacattgatcacattcatagggtttctctccagtatgtgttcttttatgatattggagactactgctttgtgcaaaggctttatcacattgattgcatttgtagggtttctctccagtatgtgttcttttatgtatttggagactattgtgttgtgcaaaggctttatcacattgattacatttgtaaggtttctctccagtgtgaattcttCCATGACTTTGAAGATGACTGTGAGATACAAATgatttaccacactgattacatttataaggtttctctccagtatgtgttctttcatgtattcggagatgactctgttgtgaaaaggctttatcacattgattacatttgtagggtttctctccagtatgtactACTTTATGTGTTCGGAGATGATTTATTTGTGCAAAGGTTTttccacactgattacattcataaggtttctctccagtatgtgttcttttatgcaaGACCAAAGCAGactgatatgcaaaggctttaccacattgatcacattcatagggtttctctccagtatgtgttcttttatgcaaGACCACAGTAAAgtgatgtgcaaaggctttaccacattgatcacattcatagggtttctctccagtatgtgttcttttatgcaaGACCAAAGCAGactgatatgcaaaggctttaccacattgatcacattcatagggtttctttcCAGTATGAGTTCTTTCATGTGTTCGGAGATGTCTCTGTTGTGAAAagactttatcacattgattacatttgtagggtttctttccagtatctgttcttttatgtatttgaagactACTATGACATGCAAGAGCTTCAATATGTTGAAAGCCTTCAGAGGGTTTCTCTTGAGTTTGAATTTGTTCATGCTTGTGAAGATGACTGTGATATGTGAAGACGTTATCATATTGTGTATATTCACAGTGTTTCTCTCCTGCATGACTTGTTTGGTGCCTGCAATAATAATTAGAACATGTAAAACTTTTATCACACTCATTATACTGAtgaatattttttatgtgtaCAAATTAATTTGATAATCTGGTCTAATTGTAAAATAGAATCAGATCTTAAGGTTTTATCACATTGTTCACAGTCTTGGTGTTCCCCTTCATTGTGGCTTGTTTCGCATCATTAGAGATAACTGTGATGGTAAGGGCA
This Mus musculus strain C57BL/6J chromosome 7, GRCm38.p6 C57BL/6J DNA region includes the following protein-coding sequences:
- the Gm6871 gene encoding predicted gene 6871, whose protein sequence is MDALTFDDVHVHFTREEWSLLDPSQKRLYKDVMLDTYRNLTTIGYNWEDHNIEEQCQSGRRHGRHQTSHAGEKHCEYTQYDNVFTYHSHLHKHEQIQTQEKPSEGFQHIEALACHSSLQIHKRTDTGKKPYKCNQCDKVFSQQRHLRTHERTHTGKKPYECDQCGKAFAYQSALVLHKRTHTGEKPYECDQCGKAFAHHFTVVLHKRTHTGEKPYECDQCGKAFAYQSALVLHKRTHTGEKPYECNQCGKTFAQINHLRTHKVVHTGEKPYKCNQCDKAFSQQSHLRIHERTHTGEKPYKCNQCGKSFVSHSHLQSHGRIHTGEKPYKCNQCDKAFAQHNSLQIHKRTHTGEKPYKCNQCDKAFAQSSSLQYHKRTHTGEKPYECDQCGKAFTHPSTVVLHKRTHTGEKPYECDQCGKAFAHHSTLQYHKKNHTEETL
- the Gm6871 gene encoding predicted gene 6871 isoform X1, whose amino-acid sequence is MDALTFDDVHVHFTREEWSLLDPSQKRLYKDVMLDTYRNLTTIGYNWEDHNIEEQCQSGRRHGRHQTSHAGEKHCEYTQYDNVFTYHSHLHKHEQIQTQEKPSEGFQHIEALACHSSLQIHKRTDTGKKPYKCNQCDKVFSQQRHLRTHERTHTGKKPYECDQCGKAFAYQSA